The Zalophus californianus isolate mZalCal1 chromosome 6, mZalCal1.pri.v2, whole genome shotgun sequence DNA window CTATTGTTTCTTTCAGGTCACTTCAGAGCCTTCCCTTCCTTAGGATTCAATGGACCAAGTAAATGGCTCTGTGGTAACTGAGTTTGTGTTACTGGGACTTACACAATCCTTGGGAATGcaggttttcctctttcttttcttctctttgttctatGTGGGAATTATCTTGGGAAACCTCTTCATTATGTTAACAGTGATTTTTGATTCTCACTTACACTCCCCCATGTATATCCTGCTGGCCAACCTATCATTCATTGACCTGGGCCTTTCATCCACCACAGTTCCTAGGATGATCTCTGATCTTTTCAGGGGTTGCAAAATCATTTCCTTCCACAACTGCATGATACAAATGTTCTTTATTCATGTCATGGGAGGAGCTGAGTTGGTAGTGCTCATAGCCATGGCATATGACAGGTACACAGCGATTTGCAAGCCTCTCCACTATCTAACTACTATGAATCCCAAAATGTGCATGCTTTTGATAGTGGCTGCTTGGATCATTGGGGTGATTCATGCTGtgtctcagtttgtttttgtcaTAAATTTACCTTTCTGTGGCCCTAATAACATAGGGAGCTTTTATTGTGATTTTCCTAGGGTTATTAAACTTGCATGCATGGACACTTACAGCCTAGAATTTGTGGTCACTGCCAACAGTGGCTTCATATCTATGGGcaccttctttttcttaattgtatCATACATCTTTATTCTGATCACTGTCAGGCAACATTCTGCAAAAAATTTATCCAAAGCATTCATCACTCTGTCAGCTCACATCACtgtagtggttttgtttttcactccATGCATGTTTCTCTATGTGTGGCCTTTCCCTACCAAGTCAATGGATAAATTTTTTGCCATTGTGGACTTTGTCATCACTCCTCTATTAAATCCTGCCATCTATACTTTAAGAAACAGAGATATGAAGGTGGCAATGAGAAGGCTGATTCGACAAGTTGTAAGTTCTAGGGAGATACCATAACAGGTTTCATTGGTAAGAACAC harbors:
- the LOC113909920 gene encoding olfactory receptor 4F6-like — translated: MDQVNGSVVTEFVLLGLTQSLGMQVFLFLFFSLFYVGIILGNLFIMLTVIFDSHLHSPMYILLANLSFIDLGLSSTTVPRMISDLFRGCKIISFHNCMIQMFFIHVMGGAELVVLIAMAYDRYTAICKPLHYLTTMNPKMCMLLIVAAWIIGVIHAVSQFVFVINLPFCGPNNIGSFYCDFPRVIKLACMDTYSLEFVVTANSGFISMGTFFFLIVSYIFILITVRQHSAKNLSKAFITLSAHITVVVLFFTPCMFLYVWPFPTKSMDKFFAIVDFVITPLLNPAIYTLRNRDMKVAMRRLIRQVVSSREIP